One window of the Novipirellula caenicola genome contains the following:
- a CDS encoding sigma-70 family RNA polymerase sigma factor, whose protein sequence is MSETTRSHRDHVHGLFIKHSPLIRGFILSLLPNMSRADDVLQETFLTISDKANDFVIGTDFVAWACTIAKYKVLEECKRLGGKATAVLSPEVVEALCVVQHPSTDDREGEKLQALTMCLDTLPPSMRRAIELRYTRAHTASEIASLFGWSTDSVYVILSRARAALEKCINIRLKTDGV, encoded by the coding sequence CGTTCACGGGTTGTTTATCAAACACTCGCCGTTGATACGTGGGTTTATCCTAAGTTTGTTGCCCAACATGAGTCGTGCGGATGACGTTTTGCAGGAAACGTTTCTCACGATTTCGGACAAGGCGAATGACTTTGTGATCGGAACGGATTTCGTTGCGTGGGCGTGCACGATCGCCAAGTACAAGGTTTTAGAAGAATGTAAACGGCTCGGTGGCAAAGCAACCGCCGTGCTGTCACCTGAGGTGGTCGAAGCACTGTGTGTGGTGCAACATCCATCGACGGACGATCGCGAGGGCGAGAAGCTGCAAGCATTGACAATGTGCTTAGACACGTTGCCGCCGTCGATGCGTCGTGCAATCGAATTGCGTTACACACGCGCTCACACTGCGTCGGAAATCGCATCGTTGTTCGGATGGAGTACCGATTCGGTGTACGTGATTTTGTCTCGAGCGCGAGCCGCACTGGAAAAATGTATCAACATTCGTCTCAAAACGGATGGGGTTTAG
- a CDS encoding LamG-like jellyroll fold domain-containing protein encodes MDRDRLVKLLGLYFDEGLTEETKQELERMLLASPQARELFWQKAKMHSMLRQQGQESWGSEQGSANPSSQKQSPPADTSDVFSGAVDRDHHPTLVSLREHPNAEERGVISKNTLTRVVTLLLAASVLIAVGLQFYSSQRSQIQVAEQQATGDVPRYRQRNVSETEQWVALLRKAVDVHWIDADSAPNLGEPMPPRRIQFESGLIEIQTTSGALMVLEGPADLEIISDMEVRCRQGRFRVDVPPPAEGFLVHAPFVKVVDRGTAFAMNINPNEETEVHVIDGLVELVSPTDTDSMRELRKGDSVSVASAGAYRDIPSQSNSFPSESQIRSRSRGANVVRKLAWQRRRDALTEHPDCLVYFDFSRSELGETVLTNHAVHAEKVADGTIVGCNRAQGRWPGKEAIEFKSMSDRIRFSLPGVHTTLTCITSVRLDALDTSISSLLTSDGDLVGDFRWWIAPESADSARLSFERRERSLRSEVQAYPSSPVFRRSQLGTWVQLAFVWDGEQGTVRQYVNGNLVSNEPIRSFGLDHARMLRLDKVEIGNSSLIGGSYDAPVRNFNGRMDEFAIFGSALNPQELLAYYDLAKVSWSNTAEDNRWSESANWSLGILPAQHDVVRVDRSDREKLIVTDETIGNLKAIHIGTARGEKGEMDILGGTITATVNSNSYTRVGVAGGDGVVKQFDGDVTVNALQIGLDKESQGNYEMSGGKLLLMRGVKLSSSSLEVGSQQGVGSFEISAGSLESRAGVTLGYGDGVGTFRVRGSDASKIRIGSFGSFDGFWVQNTGSTLATLIDDRGVSTIFIDEVGNDGGGDVTFADGALLDVGFVGESQVGSWDVMKWDGKLNDHGLRFAEGVDQSVWSFQFVDTDSSGDPDTLRVTAAR; translated from the coding sequence ATGGACCGTGATCGATTGGTGAAGCTGCTCGGTTTGTACTTCGATGAAGGATTGACCGAGGAAACGAAGCAAGAGCTGGAGCGGATGTTATTGGCATCGCCCCAGGCAAGAGAACTTTTTTGGCAGAAGGCGAAGATGCACTCGATGCTTCGCCAGCAGGGGCAAGAAAGTTGGGGAAGTGAGCAGGGATCTGCGAATCCGTCGTCCCAAAAACAATCGCCACCGGCCGACACGTCCGATGTGTTCAGTGGGGCTGTGGATCGCGATCATCATCCAACGTTGGTATCGCTACGCGAACATCCGAACGCGGAAGAACGCGGCGTCATTTCGAAAAACACGCTTACCCGTGTGGTCACCCTGCTACTTGCCGCATCCGTGTTAATTGCCGTGGGGCTGCAATTCTATAGCAGTCAACGTTCACAAATCCAAGTCGCCGAGCAACAGGCGACCGGCGATGTGCCTCGTTATCGCCAGCGTAATGTAAGCGAAACCGAGCAATGGGTGGCGTTATTGCGGAAAGCGGTTGATGTGCACTGGATCGATGCCGATTCGGCGCCCAACCTTGGCGAACCGATGCCGCCGCGACGTATTCAGTTCGAAAGTGGATTGATTGAAATTCAAACCACCAGCGGTGCATTGATGGTTCTCGAGGGGCCCGCCGACTTGGAAATCATTAGCGACATGGAAGTCCGCTGCCGACAAGGACGGTTCCGGGTGGATGTTCCACCGCCGGCTGAGGGTTTCCTTGTCCATGCACCGTTTGTCAAAGTGGTCGATCGCGGCACCGCGTTCGCCATGAATATCAATCCAAACGAAGAAACCGAAGTCCACGTGATCGACGGTCTGGTTGAACTTGTGTCGCCAACGGATACCGATTCGATGCGTGAATTGCGAAAAGGCGACTCGGTCAGCGTTGCCTCGGCGGGGGCGTACCGAGACATTCCATCGCAGTCAAACTCGTTTCCTTCGGAATCGCAAATCCGTTCACGCAGTCGTGGCGCAAATGTGGTGCGGAAACTCGCATGGCAACGACGGCGTGACGCTTTGACAGAGCATCCGGACTGCTTGGTCTATTTCGATTTCAGCAGGTCGGAACTTGGCGAAACGGTGCTTACCAATCATGCGGTCCATGCGGAAAAGGTTGCCGACGGAACCATCGTCGGTTGCAACCGCGCTCAAGGACGATGGCCGGGAAAGGAAGCGATTGAATTCAAGAGCATGTCGGATCGAATCCGGTTCTCGCTTCCTGGTGTCCATACGACGCTCACGTGTATTACCTCGGTGCGATTGGACGCGTTGGATACATCGATCAGTTCGTTGCTGACGTCCGATGGTGATCTCGTGGGCGATTTTCGGTGGTGGATTGCACCGGAATCTGCTGACTCGGCTCGTCTGTCTTTTGAACGACGCGAACGTTCACTACGCAGTGAAGTCCAGGCTTACCCTAGTTCACCGGTTTTCCGGCGTTCGCAACTTGGTACCTGGGTGCAGTTGGCATTTGTTTGGGATGGTGAACAAGGGACGGTCCGCCAATACGTCAATGGTAATCTTGTCTCAAACGAACCGATTCGTTCCTTCGGGCTCGACCATGCTCGGATGTTGCGACTTGACAAGGTTGAAATTGGCAACAGCTCGCTGATCGGTGGATCCTACGATGCTCCGGTTCGCAACTTCAATGGTCGCATGGATGAGTTTGCGATTTTCGGTTCGGCACTGAATCCACAGGAACTTCTTGCCTACTACGACTTGGCAAAGGTGTCTTGGAGCAACACGGCAGAGGACAATCGCTGGAGCGAATCGGCCAATTGGTCGCTAGGGATTTTGCCGGCGCAGCACGACGTCGTTCGAGTCGACCGATCGGATCGTGAGAAGTTAATTGTCACCGACGAAACGATCGGAAACCTTAAAGCGATCCATATTGGAACGGCGAGAGGCGAAAAAGGGGAAATGGATATCCTCGGTGGCACGATCACGGCGACGGTCAATTCAAACAGCTACACTCGCGTCGGGGTTGCCGGCGGTGACGGAGTCGTGAAGCAATTTGATGGCGACGTTACCGTGAACGCCTTGCAAATTGGGCTCGATAAGGAGTCCCAAGGGAACTATGAAATGAGTGGCGGCAAGTTGTTGCTGATGCGTGGCGTCAAATTGTCTTCTAGCAGTTTGGAAGTTGGCAGTCAGCAGGGCGTTGGATCGTTCGAGATTTCCGCAGGTTCTTTGGAATCACGCGCCGGTGTGACGCTCGGTTACGGCGATGGTGTGGGGACGTTTCGTGTGCGTGGCTCCGACGCTTCGAAGATCCGCATTGGATCGTTTGGTAGTTTCGATGGATTTTGGGTCCAAAATACGGGCAGCACCCTAGCGACATTAATCGATGATCGAGGGGTTAGCACCATTTTTATCGACGAAGTTGGCAACGACGGAGGCGGTGATGTGACGTTTGCTGACGGTGCGCTGTTAGACGTTGGTTTCGTTGGCGAGTCCCAGGTTGGTTCGTGGGACGTCATGAAATGGGACGGAAAACTCAATGACCATGGACTAAGATTTGCCGAGGGAGTGGATCAAAGTGTATGGAGTTTTCAGTTCGTCGATACCGATTCATCAGGTGATCCCGATACACTTCGCGTGACTGCGGCGAGATGA
- a CDS encoding DUF7133 domain-containing protein: MRLILQICGLLLFLISNPVAFVIAEEVSSKAPPLSPAESIATMKIQPGYRLVPVLVEPEIEEPVAAVWDGNGRMYVIEMRTYMQDIDGKNQLKPTSRVSRHEDTDDDGIYDKHTVFADNLSLPRMVLPLLDRVIIGETNTLDLKSYQDTDDDGVADRIEMWCERGRVGNNLEHQTSGLIWNIDNWIYATYTHERIRFTDGKVIREPLPHGSGQWGLTHDDEGRIFYSTAGGENPAMDFQRPIVYGKLSLRGEQADGFREVFPIDNVPDVQGGPKRLRDDNTLTVFSACCGQSVYRGDRMPADFQGDLLIPEPVGRLVRRAKVTNDQGRVVVSNACDRSEFIAATDPNFRPVNSATGPDGCLYIVDMYRGIIQEGNWVREGSYLREVVKEYELEKNIGRGRIYRVDHQTPQRGPQPRMLDETPAELVAHLSHPNGWWRSEAQKLIVLHGDRSVVPTLETMATTHETPLARLHAMWTLEGLDAVKPALLIDALADADWRVRSAALRIAEPWMATDRSLDKAIDNLMDDESPDVLIQLMLSVGHGRHPQAAAMTDRIVATHRQNSAISELHRQIVANREEALAEQRKLEELRRRNRALAESVERGAVTYKTLCTECHGADGRGQHSADNRDLVLAPPLAGSARVLGHKERLTRILLHGLVGPVDDKTYAAGLMLPMGAHDDRWVADVANFIRNQWGNKASLIQQADVARIRADSSGRIGPWTLAELNYFDPAELDRNQWTITASHNAKNVSAAIDGKAKTRWDTATYQKPGMWFAVEFPKPIRLMSLHFDTQASRADYPRQFVVHVSVDGTDWGDPVANGVGDGPITVVELDCPEPVKHVRITQTGKAPKNYWSIHEMEIKGMSADAKPTESLAQTLADVDPEQLAAEASEHGDPRAGAALFYNAALSCANCHDPANGPRLAPDLASKRDGVTDGFLVESVLDPSKDIRKEYSQLMVLTVDGVSVMGFKQTESDETLVLRDPASGKLIEIAQDDIEFSKPSTISAMPAGLVNPLASKQQFLDLVRFLMEINGGGEESLQTMASGIRPAKGNTPAH, encoded by the coding sequence ATGCGGCTGATCCTTCAAATTTGTGGCCTTCTGCTTTTCTTGATATCCAATCCGGTTGCGTTCGTGATCGCCGAAGAAGTCAGTTCGAAAGCGCCTCCGCTTTCGCCTGCCGAATCGATCGCAACGATGAAAATCCAACCGGGATACCGTTTGGTGCCTGTGTTGGTGGAACCCGAAATTGAGGAACCGGTCGCGGCGGTGTGGGATGGGAACGGTCGCATGTATGTGATCGAGATGCGAACCTACATGCAGGACATCGATGGCAAGAACCAATTGAAACCCACCAGCCGCGTGTCGCGGCACGAGGACACTGATGATGACGGTATCTATGACAAGCACACGGTGTTTGCGGACAATTTGTCGTTACCGCGTATGGTGTTGCCGCTGTTGGATCGCGTCATTATCGGTGAAACCAACACGCTCGATTTGAAAAGTTATCAGGATACCGACGACGATGGCGTCGCCGATCGAATCGAAATGTGGTGCGAGCGAGGGCGTGTAGGCAATAATCTAGAACATCAAACCAGTGGGTTGATTTGGAACATCGATAATTGGATCTACGCCACCTACACACATGAGCGGATTCGATTTACCGACGGGAAAGTGATTCGTGAACCGTTGCCGCATGGATCGGGGCAATGGGGTTTGACTCACGATGACGAGGGCCGCATTTTCTACTCAACAGCCGGCGGCGAGAATCCCGCGATGGATTTTCAACGACCGATTGTTTACGGGAAACTTTCACTTCGTGGAGAGCAGGCAGACGGCTTTCGCGAAGTCTTTCCCATCGACAACGTGCCTGATGTCCAGGGCGGGCCGAAACGGCTTCGCGACGACAACACGTTGACCGTCTTTTCGGCCTGTTGCGGCCAATCGGTTTATCGTGGTGACCGAATGCCTGCGGATTTTCAAGGCGATTTGTTGATTCCCGAGCCAGTGGGGCGATTGGTCCGCCGTGCGAAGGTCACGAACGATCAAGGGCGAGTGGTCGTCTCGAATGCCTGTGATCGCAGCGAGTTCATTGCCGCGACCGATCCCAATTTCCGTCCCGTCAACAGTGCGACTGGTCCCGATGGGTGTCTGTATATCGTCGATATGTATCGAGGGATTATCCAAGAAGGAAACTGGGTTCGCGAAGGATCGTATCTACGCGAAGTGGTGAAGGAATACGAGCTGGAAAAAAATATCGGCCGTGGGCGTATCTATCGTGTCGATCATCAAACCCCCCAGCGTGGCCCGCAGCCAAGGATGCTTGACGAAACACCTGCTGAGCTGGTGGCTCATCTCTCGCATCCCAACGGTTGGTGGCGCAGCGAGGCACAGAAGTTGATTGTGTTGCACGGCGACCGCAGCGTGGTGCCCACGCTAGAAACGATGGCAACGACTCACGAAACCCCATTGGCAAGACTGCATGCGATGTGGACGCTCGAGGGACTCGATGCGGTCAAGCCGGCGTTGCTCATCGACGCTTTGGCGGATGCCGATTGGCGAGTCCGCAGTGCGGCGCTGAGAATCGCCGAACCGTGGATGGCAACGGATCGATCGCTCGACAAAGCGATCGACAATTTGATGGATGATGAAAGTCCCGATGTTCTGATTCAATTGATGTTGTCGGTCGGTCATGGACGTCATCCTCAGGCCGCTGCGATGACCGACCGGATCGTGGCAACCCACCGACAGAACTCGGCGATTAGCGAATTGCATCGCCAGATCGTTGCCAATCGTGAAGAGGCGTTGGCGGAACAGCGAAAACTCGAAGAACTACGCCGACGCAACAGGGCGCTTGCAGAATCGGTCGAGCGAGGCGCGGTCACCTACAAGACGCTTTGCACCGAGTGCCACGGCGCCGATGGACGCGGACAGCATTCCGCAGACAACCGTGATCTTGTGTTGGCGCCACCTCTTGCCGGTTCGGCACGTGTGTTGGGGCACAAAGAACGGCTGACGCGAATCTTGCTGCATGGGTTGGTGGGGCCCGTCGACGACAAGACGTATGCGGCGGGTTTAATGTTACCAATGGGAGCACACGATGATCGCTGGGTTGCCGATGTGGCTAACTTTATTCGCAACCAGTGGGGAAACAAAGCTTCGTTGATCCAACAAGCGGATGTGGCTCGAATTCGTGCCGATTCGTCTGGTCGCATCGGACCATGGACGCTTGCCGAATTGAATTATTTCGACCCTGCGGAACTTGATCGGAATCAATGGACGATAACAGCTAGCCACAATGCTAAAAATGTATCGGCGGCGATCGATGGAAAGGCAAAGACGCGGTGGGATACGGCGACCTACCAAAAACCGGGAATGTGGTTTGCCGTCGAATTTCCCAAGCCGATCCGATTGATGTCGCTCCATTTTGATACCCAAGCGTCACGAGCGGACTATCCGCGCCAATTCGTGGTCCACGTTTCAGTTGATGGCACGGACTGGGGCGATCCTGTTGCCAATGGGGTTGGCGATGGTCCAATCACCGTAGTCGAACTGGATTGTCCCGAACCGGTCAAACACGTCCGCATCACGCAAACGGGCAAGGCACCGAAAAACTATTGGTCGATTCATGAAATGGAGATCAAAGGGATGTCGGCTGACGCCAAGCCAACTGAATCGCTGGCCCAAACGCTTGCTGATGTGGATCCCGAACAGCTTGCTGCCGAGGCCAGTGAGCATGGCGATCCAAGGGCGGGTGCCGCTTTGTTCTACAACGCTGCACTGTCGTGTGCGAACTGCCACGATCCTGCCAATGGCCCGCGTTTGGCACCTGATCTCGCGTCGAAGCGGGATGGCGTGACCGACGGTTTTCTCGTCGAGTCCGTGCTCGATCCGTCCAAGGACATTCGCAAGGAGTATTCGCAGTTGATGGTGCTGACCGTTGATGGAGTGAGCGTGATGGGATTCAAGCAGACCGAGAGCGACGAGACGCTTGTACTACGCGATCCCGCAAGCGGAAAGCTGATTGAGATTGCTCAAGACGACATCGAATTTTCCAAGCCATCGACCATTTCGGCAATGCCAGCAGGGCTGGTCAATCCTTTGGCCAGCAAACAACAATTTCTCGATTTAGTTCGGTTTCTGATGGAGATCAACGGCGGCGGCGAAGAGTCGTTACAAACGATGGCCAGCGGGATTCGTCCAGCGAAGGGGAATACGCCGGCGCACTAG
- a CDS encoding protocatechuate 3,4-dioxygenase, translated as MIRPQFIGPRSFVHGIVGRREMLKGGIALAATAMSTSTVFAELIETPPQTEGPFYPNKMPLDTDNDLLVINDAITPAVGEITHLSGRVLDAKGNPVRNAFVEIWQVDNNAVYINTNDTTNRVNQDKNFQGYGRFLTDSKGQYYFRTIKPVPYPGRTPHIHFGVSKSGHRILTTQLYVKGHPANERDGILRRIDPKSRQTVLGDFKPLVDSTIGELAVNFDIVLGVTAQEDEQGRMHGIGKPEWQRRGR; from the coding sequence ATGATCCGCCCCCAATTTATTGGTCCCCGCAGCTTTGTTCACGGTATTGTTGGTCGTCGGGAAATGTTGAAAGGCGGAATCGCATTGGCAGCGACCGCGATGTCCACTTCGACCGTGTTCGCCGAATTGATCGAGACTCCGCCACAGACCGAGGGGCCGTTTTATCCCAACAAGATGCCGCTCGATACCGACAACGACTTGTTGGTGATCAATGATGCAATCACGCCGGCGGTAGGCGAGATCACTCACCTGAGCGGACGTGTGTTGGACGCCAAAGGCAATCCCGTACGCAACGCGTTTGTCGAAATATGGCAAGTCGATAATAACGCGGTCTACATCAACACCAACGACACAACCAACCGCGTCAATCAAGACAAGAACTTTCAAGGCTATGGTCGTTTCTTGACCGATTCCAAAGGCCAGTATTACTTCCGCACGATCAAACCGGTGCCGTATCCAGGGCGAACGCCGCATATCCATTTTGGTGTCAGCAAGAGCGGCCACCGTATCTTGACGACGCAGCTCTACGTCAAGGGACATCCCGCGAATGAACGCGACGGAATCCTTCGCCGCATCGATCCCAAATCTCGCCAAACGGTCCTCGGTGATTTCAAACCGCTTGTCGATTCAACGATCGGTGAGTTGGCCGTGAATTTCGATATCGTCCTAGGCGTTACCGCCCAAGAAGACGAGCAAGGCCGAATGCACGGCATCGGAAAACCGGAATGGCAACGTCGCGGTCGCTGA
- a CDS encoding alpha-L-fucosidase, whose translation MISRRDFIASGLAGAAIATSSAAVAEDTAAAIDADASVPSYLQDVAEQYAVAPRAAALQWFRQAEFGLFIHYGLYSLLGRHEWVMIKEKIRVKEYEKLASRFTAENFDADFITDMALDAGMKYINLTTRHHDSFCLFDSKYTEFKSTNTPAKRDLVAELAEQCQNKGLGFFLYYSHGRDWRHPHAPNNWGWGGSARPKYDPPETFYASGKEHDLQIYVEFMKNQITELLTHYGPIAGIWLDGHATPASRKKKMHEFKIQELYDHIHQMQPQVLVSYKQGLLGTEDFKAPERHWKGESDVPLEICDTLQPHGWGYMKSDDGKHKTADQVMEMLATAKSMNANLLLNTGPLPDGSIHPEDLATLREVGRRRRQG comes from the coding sequence ATGATTTCACGCCGCGATTTCATTGCCTCAGGACTTGCCGGTGCCGCGATCGCCACATCCTCCGCTGCCGTCGCCGAGGATACGGCAGCGGCGATTGACGCGGATGCCTCCGTTCCTTCGTATCTGCAGGACGTGGCCGAACAGTACGCGGTTGCTCCTCGGGCGGCGGCGCTACAGTGGTTTCGCCAAGCCGAATTCGGCTTGTTTATTCACTACGGGCTGTATTCGCTGCTAGGACGCCACGAATGGGTGATGATCAAAGAGAAGATCCGCGTCAAAGAGTATGAGAAACTAGCAAGTCGATTTACGGCTGAAAATTTTGATGCCGACTTCATCACCGACATGGCATTGGATGCCGGGATGAAGTACATCAATTTGACCACGCGGCACCACGACAGTTTCTGTCTGTTCGACTCGAAGTACACCGAGTTCAAAAGCACGAACACGCCGGCAAAGCGAGATCTCGTCGCGGAGCTGGCCGAGCAGTGCCAAAACAAGGGACTTGGCTTTTTCCTGTATTATTCGCACGGTCGTGATTGGCGGCATCCCCACGCACCAAACAATTGGGGATGGGGCGGATCGGCTCGGCCAAAGTACGATCCACCCGAAACGTTTTATGCCAGCGGCAAAGAACACGACCTGCAGATCTACGTCGAGTTCATGAAAAACCAAATCACAGAACTATTGACCCACTATGGGCCGATCGCGGGGATCTGGCTCGATGGTCACGCGACGCCAGCATCTCGCAAAAAAAAGATGCATGAATTCAAAATACAAGAACTGTACGATCACATTCATCAGATGCAGCCTCAGGTGTTGGTGTCCTACAAACAGGGTCTGCTGGGCACCGAGGACTTCAAAGCCCCCGAGCGTCATTGGAAAGGCGAATCGGACGTTCCTTTGGAAATCTGCGACACGTTACAGCCGCATGGATGGGGCTACATGAAATCCGACGATGGCAAACACAAAACCGCAGACCAAGTGATGGAGATGCTGGCCACTGCGAAGTCGATGAACGCAAATCTGCTACTCAACACGGGACCGCTACCGGACGGATCAATTCACCCCGAAGATCTCGCGACGCTACGGGAAGTCGGTCGCAGACGGCGTCAGGGGTAA
- a CDS encoding alpha/beta hydrolase → MMIYQLRLLVAVTTLAFGCNALAQDQPAPTVPEPTLSKVRYGQHPKQVLYFWQAESESPTPLLFYIHGGGWKGGDPQDKNLMNMLSILLEHKISVVSIQYRYIQDAVAADIKPPVKAPLEDAARALQFVRTKASQWNFDPQRIAASGGSAGGCTSLWLAFHDDMADPDSDDPVARQSTRLFCTATIRPQTTLDPLQMKQWTPNSNYGSHAFGIFKPGPKEFQLDFDAFLAQRDRLADWIAEYSPYALVSSDDPPTYLFYSNTPAIGQRQGDPTHTSNFGLKLHEHLQSKNVESELYYPGAPDAKHSTVHDYLIDRLTRTPK, encoded by the coding sequence ATGATGATTTACCAACTCCGCTTGCTTGTTGCGGTGACAACATTGGCGTTTGGATGCAACGCTTTGGCACAGGATCAGCCAGCCCCGACGGTACCGGAACCGACGCTGTCAAAAGTGCGTTATGGGCAACATCCCAAGCAGGTACTGTATTTTTGGCAAGCCGAATCCGAATCGCCCACACCGCTGCTGTTTTATATCCACGGGGGTGGATGGAAAGGAGGTGATCCGCAGGACAAGAATCTGATGAATATGCTGTCGATCCTGCTCGAACACAAAATCTCGGTGGTCTCGATCCAATATCGCTATATCCAGGATGCGGTTGCGGCAGACATCAAGCCGCCGGTGAAAGCGCCGCTCGAAGACGCCGCCCGAGCGTTGCAGTTTGTTCGCACGAAAGCAAGCCAATGGAATTTCGATCCACAGCGGATCGCGGCCAGTGGCGGTTCCGCCGGTGGTTGCACCAGTCTGTGGCTTGCCTTTCACGATGACATGGCAGACCCCGACAGCGACGATCCGGTGGCCCGCCAATCGACGCGATTGTTCTGCACGGCGACGATTCGTCCGCAAACGACATTGGATCCGCTGCAGATGAAACAATGGACACCCAATAGCAACTACGGCAGTCACGCCTTTGGAATCTTCAAACCGGGGCCAAAAGAATTTCAATTGGACTTCGATGCCTTTCTCGCTCAACGCGATCGGCTTGCGGATTGGATCGCCGAGTATTCCCCCTATGCGTTGGTCTCCAGCGACGATCCACCAACGTATCTGTTCTATAGCAATACGCCTGCGATCGGCCAGAGACAAGGAGACCCAACGCACACCTCCAACTTTGGACTAAAGCTGCACGAGCACCTTCAATCCAAAAACGTCGAAAGCGAGTTGTATTACCCCGGCGCCCCCGATGCCAAACACAGCACGGTCCACGATTATTTGATCGATCGTTTAACGCGAACCCCAAAGTAA